A window of the Pecten maximus chromosome 19, xPecMax1.1, whole genome shotgun sequence genome harbors these coding sequences:
- the LOC117317995 gene encoding uncharacterized protein LOC117317995 codes for MTRDDVTECAQNDKLIVALGEIWLMKNVGNRLRRRNITSFRMRLAGRLLLLIRDKLQLKESTMSSVLIPKNFDLIVESTLDVCKENQEKELQNPSSAIKLGYGLSRLASLKLGFSIKASDEKL; via the coding sequence ATGACTAGAGATGATGTTACAGAGTGTGCACAAAACGATAAATTGATAGTAGCACTAGGAGAAATATGGCTCATGAAAAATGTGGGAAACCGCCTGCGTAGAAGAAATATCACAAGTTTTCGAATGCGTCTTGCTGGGAGACTTTTGTTGCTGATCAGGGATAAATTACAATTAAAGGAGTCCACAATGAGCAGTGTTCTGATACCTAAAAACTTTGATCTTATTGTTGAGAGTACATTGGATGTTTGCAAAGAGAATCAGGAGAAAGAGCTACAGAATCCTAGTTCCGCTATCAAATTAGGGTATGGCTTGTCCCGTCTTGCCTCCTTGAAGTTGGGATTCAGTATCAAAGCAAGTGATGAGAAACTTTAA
- the LOC117317462 gene encoding cell surface glycoprotein 1-like, protein MGTGSEQTEVRWMRKLTKKKRTELLKKYKDDIQKCLCHHASGVSLAEPTEDVTEPTDEPTKDVTEPTAEPTENIDEPTEDMAEPTDEPTEDVTEPTAEPTEDITEPTAEPVKDATEPTVEPTKDVTEPTAEPIEDITEPTAEPTKDITEPTAKPTTDATEPTAEPTEDIAEPTAEPVKDATELTAEPTKDVTEPTAEPTENITEPTAEPTEDIAEPTDEPTEDVAEPTDELKTDATEPTAEPTENITEPADEPTEDITEIAIESTEDITVLAIEPSAESTVGINQASVVSLAEPTKDVTEPTAEPTENIDEPTEDMAEPTDEPTEDVTEPTAEHPEDISEPTAEPVKDATELTAKPTTDATEPTAEPTEDISEPTAEPVNDATELTAEPTKDVAELTAEPTEDITEPTAEPTKDATEPTAKPATDATEPTAEPTEDITEPTAEPTKDATEPTAKPATDATEPTAEPTEDITEPTAEPTKDATEPTAEPTTVATEPTAELTTDATEPTDEPTEDIAEPTDEPTMVATEPTAEPTEDITEIAIEPTEDITVLAIEPSAESTVGINQALDYIYEPLWNITDSAEYISEPAGDISEPITELTEDVSSHYDSDNDPEYVPDSDSEISEVYEYEVPDISSFLEKSEDEESDMDLSSTCKSKIGENVSDFPVSANSFTSLTERKNRTDDQEGCIIIEFEHDETAAS, encoded by the coding sequence gCAAATTAACAAAGAAGAAAAGAACAGAGCTTTTAAAAAAGTACAAAGATGATATCCAAAAGTGCCTTTGCCACCATGCTAGCGGTGTATCTTTAGCTGAACCCACAGAGGATGTCACTGAACCTACAGATGAACCCACAAAGGACGTCACTGAACCTACAGCTGAACCCACAGAGAACATCGATGAACCCACAGAGGACATGGCTGAACCAACAGATGAACCCACAGAGGACGTCACTGAACCTACAGCAGAACCCACAGAGGACATCACTGAACCAACAGCTGAACCCGTAAAGGACGCCACTGAACCAACAGTGGAACCAACAAAGGACGTCACTGAACCTACAGCAGAACCCATAGAGGACATCACTGAACCAACAGCTGAACCCACAAAGGACATCACTGAACCAACAGCGAAACCAACAACGGACGCCACTGAACCTACAGCTGAACCCACAGAGGACATCGCTGAACCAACAGCTGAACCCGTAAAGGACGCCACTGAACTAACAGCGGAACCAACAAAGGACGTCACTGAACCTACAGCAGAACCCACAGAGAACATCACTGAACCAACAGCTGAACCCACAGAGGACATCGCTGAACCAACAGATGAACCCACAGAGGACGTCGCTGAACCAACAGATGAACTAAAAACGGATGCCACTGAACCTACAGCTGAACCCACAGAGAACATCACTGAACCAGCAGATGAACCCACAGAGGACATCACTGAAATTGCAATTGAATCCACAGAGGACATCACTGTACTTGCAATTGAACCTTCAGCTGAATCTACAGTGGGCATCAATCAAGCTAGCGTTGTATCTTTAGCTGAACCCACAAAGGACGTCACTGAACCTACTGCTGAACCCACAGAGAACATCGATGAACCCACAGAGGACATGGCTGAACCAACAGATGAACCCACAGAGGACGTCACTGAACCTACAGCAGAACACCCAGAGGACATCTCTGAACCAACAGCTGAACCCGTAAAGGACGCCACTGAACTAACAGCGAAACCAACAACGGACGCCACTGAACCTACAGCTGAACCCACAGAGGACATCTCTGAACCAACAGCTGAACCCGTAAATGACGCCACTGAACTAACAGCGGAACCAACAAAGGACGTCGCTGAACTTACAGCAGAACCCACAGAGGACATCACTGAACCAACAGCTGAACCCACAAAGGACGCCACTGAACCAACAGCGAAACCAGCAACGGACGCCACTGAACCTACAGCTGAACCCACAGAGGACATCACTGAACCAACAGCTGAACCCACAAAGGACGCCACTGAACCAACAGCGAAACCAGCAACGGACGCCACTGAACCTACAGCTGAACCCACAGAGGACATCACTGAACCAACAGCTGAACCCACAAAGGATGCCACTGAACCAACAGCGGAACCAACAACGGTCGCCACTGAACCTACAGCTGAACTAACAACGGACGCCACTGAACCAACAGATGAACCGACAGAGGACATCGCTGAACCAACAGATGAACCCACAATGGTCGCCACTGAACCTACAGCTGAACCCACAGAGGACATCACTGAAATTGCAATTGAACCCACAGAGGACATCACTGTACTTGCAATTGAACCTTCAGCTGAATCTACAGTGGGCATCAATCAAGCCTTAGACTACATCTATGAACCTTTATGGAACATAACTGACTCTGCAGAATACATTTCTGAACCTGCAGGAGACATCTCTGAGCCCATAACTGAACTTACAGAGGATGTCTCTAGTCATTATGATTCCGATAATGACCCAGAGTATGTgcctgacagtgacagtgaaatTTCTGAGGTGTATGAATATGAGGTTCCAGATATCTCGAGCTTTCTAGAAAAAAGTGAAGATGAAGAATCAGATATGGATCTATCTTCCACTTGCAAAAGCAAAATAGGGGAAAACGTTTCAGATTTTCCAGTATCGGCAAACAGCTTCACCAGTCTAACTGAAAGAAAGAACAGAACTGATGACCAGGAAGGATGCATCATAATTGAATTTGAACATGATGAAACAGCAGCATCATAA